In Herpetosiphon gulosus, the following are encoded in one genomic region:
- a CDS encoding protein kinase — protein MKSFEHTQLGEYTLQEEIGRGGMAQVYRAQHQAYGLVAFKVLPPYFAHDNDTLQRFMREARANRTLHHPHIVQLYEASDVAQAQNPYQPIHYIAMEYIAGGTLTDRLRQQPQQPLNLTLEMGEQIGSALDYAHGKGFIHRDIKPSNILFRSNGHAVLADFGIALANNEARMTKAGGFAGTVAYTAPEIFEGETADVRSDIYALGLILYESLAGHNPYANISTNAQIAMSKILTTPLPPLQDVAPHVPPLTAEILAQATAKDPIRRFATMSDFVEALKQAKFNRVSDRPAQQLNASGRPMIPIAGRPGAPNRPPPRNQSSGDNPTQAFVAGVAASAAAASAMPEANEGTMIYTPPTPNPVVQQSAAPPPNEPTQIYTPPTPNPVVQQSAAPPPNEPTQIYTPPTPNPVVQQSAAPPPNEPTQIYTPPTPNPVLQQAVPAAKPPVDATQIYTPPAANPSLRQAPITKPNQPLPSVQSQANQPLPAAPTMPLDNQSTMMYTPNASVPNRPIPSRTNQPVDNESTVMYPAYPPNQPQAYPPATGNQTYMPPTGNQAYPPATGNQSYPPMTGASQPNQQLPKKGPARPINAQRIELARPVAPVQAVQAVETEYAPAPPPYAMPSKASPVAKAKDFLRSPKVLVALGSALLALIVIAFLSFGQGEDDPNIASGATATSVVAVGESTPTVAATNAATPTVAETADPQEAKRLEYIVGQEAYAKQDWPNAAAAFDKVLAIDPAYLDLSNIGSATYYNWAVSELTGPDKVAESLEILNKTFSFKPDHQPGGNLAKVLNVYRNGQTATEQQDWQAAINGYKEAQTAGSGEFGEIMGKLQTVKQLYEAYLGRGRELEEAGDTAEANAIYREAAALKEQDSSLDVATANTRIAATAPTAVPATPTRPPTPTPVPVAQRLYFQKYADNAVDPTCFAVHIRGVNTSGWFVTVDGLGNRGNVDGAGNTNVCGLSASQEVTFTVYNGSGQAVPGGGGIPTRGGDLMTGYWQ, from the coding sequence ATGAAATCATTTGAACATACCCAACTGGGTGAGTATACATTGCAAGAAGAGATTGGCCGTGGTGGGATGGCGCAAGTCTATCGAGCGCAGCATCAAGCCTATGGTCTCGTTGCCTTCAAAGTATTACCACCCTATTTTGCCCACGATAACGATACGCTTCAGCGCTTTATGCGTGAGGCGCGGGCCAATCGCACCTTGCACCACCCGCATATTGTGCAATTGTATGAAGCCAGCGATGTGGCTCAAGCTCAAAACCCCTACCAGCCGATCCACTATATTGCTATGGAATATATCGCTGGGGGTACGCTGACTGATCGCTTGCGTCAACAGCCACAACAGCCATTGAACTTGACACTTGAAATGGGTGAGCAAATTGGCTCGGCCTTGGATTATGCCCATGGTAAGGGCTTTATTCACCGCGATATCAAGCCGAGCAATATTCTGTTTCGTAGCAACGGCCATGCGGTGCTTGCCGACTTTGGGATTGCCCTCGCCAACAATGAGGCCCGCATGACCAAGGCTGGCGGTTTTGCTGGCACGGTCGCCTATACTGCTCCCGAAATTTTCGAGGGCGAAACCGCTGATGTGCGCTCGGATATTTATGCCTTGGGCTTGATTCTGTATGAATCGTTGGCTGGGCATAACCCCTATGCCAATATCAGCACCAATGCCCAAATTGCCATGAGCAAAATTTTAACCACACCGCTGCCGCCATTGCAAGATGTTGCGCCGCATGTGCCTCCACTGACTGCTGAAATTCTGGCTCAAGCAACTGCTAAAGATCCAATTCGACGCTTTGCCACGATGTCGGATTTTGTTGAGGCCTTGAAACAAGCTAAATTCAATCGGGTCAGCGATCGGCCTGCGCAACAATTGAATGCCAGTGGTCGCCCGATGATTCCAATTGCTGGTCGGCCTGGAGCACCAAATCGACCACCACCACGCAATCAATCAAGTGGCGATAACCCAACTCAAGCCTTTGTTGCAGGAGTTGCAGCTTCAGCAGCAGCCGCCTCGGCCATGCCTGAGGCTAACGAAGGCACAATGATCTACACGCCACCAACGCCAAATCCGGTGGTGCAACAATCGGCTGCGCCGCCACCAAACGAGCCAACCCAGATCTACACGCCACCAACCCCGAATCCGGTGGTGCAACAATCGGCTGCGCCGCCACCAAACGAGCCAACCCAGATCTACACGCCACCAACCCCGAATCCGGTGGTACAACAATCGGCTGCGCCGCCACCAAACGAGCCAACCCAGATCTACACGCCACCAACCCCGAATCCAGTGCTGCAACAAGCTGTGCCAGCGGCCAAGCCGCCAGTTGATGCGACCCAGATTTATACGCCACCAGCAGCCAACCCATCGTTGCGACAAGCACCGATTACGAAGCCGAATCAACCCTTGCCAAGTGTACAATCGCAGGCCAACCAGCCGTTGCCAGCTGCGCCAACCATGCCGCTGGATAACCAAAGCACAATGATGTACACGCCAAATGCGAGCGTACCCAATCGGCCAATTCCAAGTCGAACCAACCAGCCAGTTGATAACGAAAGCACCGTGATGTATCCGGCCTATCCGCCGAATCAGCCCCAAGCCTATCCGCCAGCAACGGGTAACCAAACCTATATGCCGCCCACTGGCAATCAGGCCTACCCACCAGCAACGGGTAATCAATCGTATCCGCCAATGACTGGGGCTTCGCAGCCAAACCAGCAACTGCCCAAAAAAGGGCCAGCGCGGCCAATTAATGCCCAACGGATTGAGCTGGCACGGCCAGTCGCTCCTGTTCAAGCAGTTCAGGCGGTGGAAACTGAATATGCGCCAGCTCCACCGCCCTATGCCATGCCATCGAAGGCATCGCCAGTCGCTAAAGCAAAAGATTTCTTGCGTTCGCCAAAGGTTTTAGTGGCCTTGGGTAGTGCCTTATTAGCTTTAATTGTGATTGCATTTTTGAGCTTTGGCCAAGGCGAGGACGACCCAAATATTGCTAGCGGTGCTACGGCTACCTCGGTAGTTGCGGTTGGCGAGAGTACTCCAACGGTTGCGGCAACCAATGCGGCCACCCCAACTGTAGCCGAAACCGCCGACCCTCAAGAAGCTAAACGCTTGGAATATATCGTTGGGCAAGAGGCCTATGCCAAACAAGATTGGCCCAATGCGGCGGCGGCCTTCGACAAAGTGCTTGCGATCGATCCTGCCTATCTCGATTTGAGCAATATTGGCTCGGCAACCTACTACAACTGGGCGGTTAGCGAATTAACTGGCCCTGACAAAGTTGCTGAAAGCTTGGAAATTCTCAACAAAACCTTTAGTTTCAAGCCAGATCATCAACCAGGTGGCAACTTAGCCAAAGTGCTGAATGTCTATCGCAATGGCCAAACTGCCACCGAACAACAAGATTGGCAAGCAGCAATTAATGGCTACAAAGAAGCCCAAACCGCTGGTAGTGGCGAATTTGGCGAAATTATGGGTAAGTTGCAAACAGTCAAACAATTGTATGAAGCCTATCTCGGGCGCGGACGCGAGCTAGAAGAGGCTGGCGATACCGCCGAAGCCAATGCAATCTATCGCGAAGCTGCTGCGCTGAAAGAGCAAGATAGCAGTTTAGATGTTGCTACGGCCAACACGCGGATTGCGGCAACCGCGCCTACTGCCGTGCCTGCAACTCCAACCAGGCCGCCGACACCAACGCCTGTGCCAGTAGCTCAACGCTTATACTTCCAAAAGTATGCCGACAATGCGGTTGACCCAACCTGTTTTGCGGTGCATATTCGTGGGGTTAACACCAGTGGCTGGTTTGTGACCGTCGATGGCTTGGGCAATCGCGGGAACGTCGATGGCGCAGGCAATACCAATGTTTGTGGGCTGTCTGCCAGTCAGGAAGTGACCTTCACGGTTTACAATGGCTCTGGTCAAGCGGTACCAGGTGGTGGCGGCATCCCAACCCGTGGCGGCGATTTGATGACTGGCTATTGGCAATAA
- a CDS encoding GNAT family protein translates to MFSSNRLTLRSVGQEDLPIFHQWWGDPEIMALQTDGDIRLRHETTNVMMFDHWFRDGGSDVGFSIELTDTGQLIGFTNVWGAQLKNRSAELGIMLDKDFWNCGYGTEAMHVIVRYVFAELNFHRLQLTVRDYNQRAQRVYSKVGFQVTGRLRQINFRNGRWHDDLVMDLLQDEYLATHGAYPPSSTMPK, encoded by the coding sequence ATGTTTAGCTCAAATCGTTTGACCTTGCGGTCAGTTGGTCAAGAAGATCTGCCGATTTTTCATCAATGGTGGGGTGACCCAGAAATTATGGCCTTGCAAACCGATGGCGATATTCGTTTGCGCCATGAAACCACCAATGTGATGATGTTTGACCATTGGTTTCGTGATGGTGGCAGCGATGTTGGTTTCTCGATTGAACTCACCGATACTGGTCAGCTAATTGGCTTTACCAATGTTTGGGGAGCGCAATTAAAAAATCGCTCAGCCGAATTGGGCATTATGCTCGATAAAGATTTTTGGAACTGCGGCTATGGCACCGAAGCGATGCATGTAATTGTGCGTTATGTCTTTGCTGAGCTGAATTTTCACCGTTTGCAATTGACTGTGCGCGATTACAACCAACGGGCGCAGCGAGTCTATAGCAAAGTTGGCTTTCAGGTCACTGGGCGTTTGCGCCAGATCAATTTTCGCAATGGCCGCTGGCACGATGATCTGGTGATGGATTTGTTGCAGGATGAATATTTAGCCACCCACGGAGCCTACCCGCCTAGCTCAACCATGCCCAAATAG
- a CDS encoding trimeric intracellular cation channel family protein, producing MQTLLSIIEICATIAFAISGIITARRRSFDLIGVYTVAFVTTFGGGTVRDILLDRRPFYWVQQPIYPMLMLGLAIGSFFVAKADWVALTEKAIMIPDAFGLGLFTAVGVAYGLEASMPLFIAALMGVITASVGGMLRDILCNEIPLVFQRSTQLYVTCAFVGACGYLLCTYLGFDALAVLVCTGITAAMRLGAVRYDWTLPI from the coding sequence GTGCAAACGCTACTCTCGATTATTGAAATTTGTGCCACGATTGCCTTTGCCATTTCGGGCATTATTACTGCTCGCCGCCGTTCGTTCGATTTAATTGGTGTCTATACTGTGGCATTTGTGACGACCTTTGGTGGCGGAACGGTGCGCGATATTTTGCTCGATCGCCGCCCGTTTTATTGGGTGCAACAGCCGATTTATCCAATGTTAATGCTTGGTTTGGCCATTGGCTCGTTTTTTGTGGCCAAAGCCGATTGGGTCGCCCTGACCGAAAAGGCGATTATGATTCCCGATGCTTTTGGTTTGGGTTTGTTTACGGCAGTTGGTGTAGCCTATGGCTTAGAGGCTTCGATGCCGTTGTTTATTGCCGCCTTGATGGGTGTGATCACGGCTTCGGTTGGCGGCATGTTGCGCGATATTTTGTGCAATGAAATTCCGCTGGTGTTTCAGCGCAGCACTCAATTGTATGTTACTTGTGCCTTTGTCGGAGCCTGCGGTTACCTGTTATGTACCTATCTCGGCTTTGATGCGCTGGCAGTCTTGGTTTGCACTGGAATTACGGCGGCGATGCGTTTGGGCGCGGTGCGCTACGATTGGACTCTACCGATCTAG